ACTGGCGGGTTTAATTTTGTTTTTATTTGCCCGGCTTCAGAAGGTAGCTCTTCCCACTTGGCCCCAATTTAAAACCAGCGCCATTATTGGCATATTGCTGGTGCTGGTAGGTAATGGGGGAGTGGCCTGGGCCGAACAAACCGTGCCCTCCAGCATGGCGGCTTTATTAATTGCCACGGTGCCCTTATGGATTACCTTACTGGGTTTTTTATTTTTCGGCAAACCCAGACCCGATGGTAAAACCATATTGGGGTTAATATTGGGACTAGCCGGCGTGTTGGTTTTAATTGGGCCGGATAATTTAATTGGTCAGGGCAATATGGATGCGTGGGGCATGATCGTAATTATTTTGGGTACCGTGACGTGGGCTTTTGGTTCTTTGTACGCGGCCCGCGGTAAAAATGCGGCGGCACCTATTATGTCGTCGGCTATGCAAATGATTACCGGCGGGATGTTGCAAATACTGGTAGCTTTTATGATAGGCGAATACACCCAGTTAAATTTGGCTGCTTTTTCTACTAAATCCATCCTGGCTTTTTGGTACCTGGTGTTATTTGGTTCGTTAATCGGCTTTTCGTCGTATAGCTGGCTTATTCGGGTAGCGCCGCCGAGCCGGGTAGCTACTTATGCTTTCGTAAACCCCTTGGTGGCAGTAGTTCTGGGTTGGTTTTTTGCTAACGAAGCCGTTACTACGCAAATGCTGCTAGCCGGACTGTTAATTTTACCGGCGGTTATTTTAATTCTGCAAGCCAACGCTAAAAAAGAAATTACCAAAATTGCGGAGCCATTGCCAACGCCGGTACTGCAAAAATCGCAGAAGGTATAAACCGGTAATTAGTAATTTTTAAAAAATCTGGTATTCCGTAGATGAAGTTGAATTTGTTTGCTTAAGCCGGATGCAGATTTAAGCATTAATAAGATTGCCGGGAAATAGCAATCTTATTTAATGCTTACGGATGATTTTTTGAAATTTTGTTATAAAAACGGTAGATAAATTAAGTATTTACTGAAGGGGATTTCTGTATTCTAACCCAAGCGATTAACTGGATACCTGCGTAATTTTGAATTAAATAGAACGGTTTTATTTTACCACATATTTAAGGATTATGGTGGGGTTATTAGATCATATTTTTGATAATATCGATATTCAAAACTTAGATAGGGGGAAAGTGGATGAATATGCTACTTATCTGAAAGAAATTAACAATCAAAACTTACCGCTGGATAAAAAAGTTAAATTTTTGTTGGTGCGGGTACGGCTGCAACAGCGGCTCATACAGCTCGACATTTGCCAAAATATTTTTAATCACGAGTTTATTTCTTACAAAAAGAAGAAATAAAAGCCGCGGGTTTAATTATTTGTATTTATGATAATTAGTACTTATTAGTGGGTTTGATCTTAAAAAGAAATTTTAAAAAGTACGCCCGCTTTAAGAATAATATTAACGATTAAGGTTATACCGGCCAGAAACAAGCCCATGCCAATTAAATAATCCATGCGGGGCAAGCGCGACTCGATTTTTTTTAAATTTTGCCCAACTGTAGCGCCCAGCGCAAATCCCAACATCAGCGGTAAGCTTTTTTCCCAAACTACGTGTCCCAACCAATAATGCGTCGTAAAGCCGGTAATGCTGGTAATTAATAAAATAAACAACGAAGTAGAAGTTGCAATTTTAACCGGCATCCGGAAGATTTTGATCATGGCGGGTGTTTGCAGAAAGCCCCCGCCAATACCGAATAAACCCGCAATGGTGCCGGTTAAAAAACCAAAGAAAACCACTAAGCTGCCGTTTAAGCGGTAAGCCAGATGTTTCTGATGGTTTTTCCGGATAAAAGAGGTAGGCATGTGGCTCATCCGGTACATCATACCGGTGTGGCGCAAAGCTTTGGGCGAATTTTTGGGCGTGCCCAGCAAATAAAAGCCCACTATAATTACAAAAAACGCAAAAGTAAACTGTAGTTCCAGAACCGGTAGAAAAGTAACCAGAAAAGCGCCCAACACGGTGCCGCCCATCGCCGGAAACTGAATGAGCGAAGCTACCAGGTAATCAATATTTTTTTCGCGGTAGTTAAAAAAAGACGCAATTAAGGCCGCCGGCACCATCGCCGACATGCAACTGCCAATGGCCTGCTCAATAGGATAATTAAAAAAAATAATTAAAATCGGGACCATAAATACCCCACCGCCAAAGCCAACCAGGGTACCAAAAGCACTAACCAATAAACCTACTAAAACCAGTAGTAACGGGGTAATCAAAAAATCCATTGGCGCAACTATTTGCCGGCATCAGTAAGCTCCGTTGGTGCTTTATTCGGGCCGGGAAAATGAATCGTAATAATTTTATAAATCCTGGACAGAAATAGAATTTACAAAATTACTGCCAATAAATAAGTTTTCGCCGGTGAATAAGCCCGATGATTTTTCCGGTAGTTCCCGGGTGTTTACTGCGGTACAACTACCGGCGCAAAACTGAAAATATTCCCGTCGAACAAGCCTTTATCGCTTAACTTTAATTCCGGGATAACCAGCAGGGCCATAAACGATAAAGTCATAAAAGGCGATTGTAAAGTGCTGCCCATTGCTTTGCTCATGGCATCAATTTCGGAGTAAGCCTGGGCCACTTCGTACCCGTTATCGGCAGACATAATGCCGGCTACTGGTAAGGGCAGCAATTTTATATCGCCGCCATTTACCGCCACAACGCCGCCTTGCACTTCAATGAGTAAATTTACGGCCTTGCAAATACTCACGTCGTCGGTGCCCACCACAATAATATTATGCGAATCGTGCGCCACCGAAGAGGCGATAGCGCCGCTTTTTAAATTAAAATTTTTTATAAAACCAATGGCCGGGGGCTCGTTGTGGTACCGGTTTACTACCGCAATTTTTAAAATGTCGTTTTCTATATCGGCAATGGCGTTCTTCTCTTGGGTCAGCAAAGCTGGGGCGATTAGGCGTTTGGTTATTAGTTGCCCATCTCGTGCTTCCATCACGTTTAGCAAACCCGGACCAGTCATGGGAAAGTGAAAATCAACGGGTGATTTAGCGTGCGTATTAAAGTTGTTAGGCGTTGGGCTGGCACTGTATTCCAGTAAGGTAACGCCATGTTCGGCCACTTGTTTACCCGCAATAAAAGTTTCCAGAACTTTAAAATCCGGAGTGAGTGTATCCAGAATAATAAAATCGGCCGGATCGTTTTCGCGCAGTAAACCTACTTCTAAACCATAATGACGAACCGGATTAACGCAAGCTGCTTGTAAAACATCAAATACATCGAAGCCCCGGGCTAATGCTTTTTTTACTAACTGATTAATATGTCCTTCCACCAAATCATTCGGATGCTTATCGTCGGAGCAGAACATGATTTCGGTGGGGAACTTGGGCAATAAATCAATCAATGCTTCGAAGTTTTTGGCGGCGCTGCCTTCCCGGATTAAGATTTTCATACCAACGGCTAATTTATCACGCGCTTCTTCGGCGGTAAAACATTCGTGGTCGGTGCTGATGCCGGCGGCCGCGTATTGTTGGGCTTGCTCCCCGCGCAAGCCCGGCGCGTGCCCATCGACCTGCTTTCCGAATTTTTGAGCCAAGGTAATTTTCTGCATTACCAACGGATCCTGATTAAGGACACCAGGCCAGTTCATCATTTCGGCGAGGTATTTAACTTCTGGTCGCAGAAATAAATCTTCAATATCTTCGGGTGTTACTTCGGCTCCGGCCGTTTCAAAGGGCGTAGCGGGTACGCAGGAAGGCGCCCCAAAATAAAATTTAAACGGTACTTTCTGCCCGTTTTCAATCATGTATTCTACGCCTGGCAAACCCAAAACATTCGCAATTTCGTGGGGGTCCGATACGGTGGCTACGGTGCCGTGCGGCACCGCTAAGCGGGCAAACTCACTGGGTACCAGCATGGAGCTTTCGATGTGCACGTGGGCATCAATAAAACCCGGCACCAGGTATTGCTGACTTTCGACTGGTTCCCGGATAATATGCGCGATTTTACCATTGATTACCACAATAGAGCCGCTGAAAATTTGTTTATGAATAACGTCTACAATCTGGCCGCTGACTTTAAATTCCCGGTATGACATAGTTAAGCTGGTTCCGATAAATTTACGTATACTACGAATCGTAAGTACAATTAACGTTATATTTGCACGAAATTTTGCAGCTTTGAGAAAGATAATTTTAAGTTTCGCGATTGTTGGTTGCTTACTGGCTGGTACCCAAACGGCTTGTACGCGCCAGACCCCTCAGCAGAAAAAAACCAAAGCCTTTAAACGCAGCCATAAGCCTGGTAAATCGCTTCCTTGTCCGAAGAAAGATTGTTAGGCACACAACCAGGTCTTTATGAAAAAAATTGTAATTGCCATTGATGGGCATTCTTCCTGCGGAAAAAGTACCACGGCCAAATTAGTAGCCAAAGAAATGGGCTACGCTTACATTGATACAGGCGCTATGTACCGGGCCGTAACCTTGTATTTCCTGGAAAACTACGTTGATTTTACCAACCCCAAGAAAATTCAGCAGGCTCTCGATAACATACATATTACGTTTGAACGCAACGCGAAAACCCAGCGCAACGAAGCTTTTTTAAACGGCTTAAACGTGGAAGACGAAATCCGGAAAATGTACATTTCGGATAAGGTAAGTGAAGTAAGCGTGATTCCGGAAGTGCGTCATGCTTTGGTGCACCAGCAGCAAAAAATGGGCAAGCGCCGCGGCGTAGTTATGGATGGTCGCGACATAGGTACGGCCGTGTTTCCGGATGCCGAGGTGAAAATTTTTATGACCGCCGACGTGGAAACCCGCGCCAAACGCCGCCAGCAAGAGTTACTGGAGAAAAACGAAATGGTACCGCTGGACGCCATCGTGGAAAATTTAAAAAAACGCGATTTGATCGATTCTACCCGCAAGGAAAGTCCGTTAATACAAGCGCCCGATGCGGCCTTGCTCGATACCTCGTACATTACCATTGACGAACAGGTAGATTTTGTGCTGCGCAAAGTAGCTGAGAAACTGTGCAGCGAAGAGTTTTTGCTTTCAAAAGATAAGTAGCTACTGAAGAAGTCAACCTTTATTTTGGTGAGATTAAAAAATTGAATTTTTAAAAATTTAAAATTCTAGCTCATCTCACAGTTAACATTGCAAGATTGCACGATTAAATATTGGAATTAAAATGGATTAATTGTTGTATGCTGAAGAACGCAACTTACAATACGCAAATTTGGCAGAACAACTATTTAACGAAAGCACAATGACTATAGCCATCGACAAAAATTCAGGATATTGTTTTGGAGTAGAATTCGCTATTCAAATGGCCGAAGACGAAATGGAAGAATCCGCTGAATTGTATTGTTTGGGCGATATCGTGCATAACAGCATGGAAGTGCAGCGGCTTTACGCCAAAGGTTTGCGCATTATTGATCGGGAACAATTAAAAGAACTGCAAGACAGCAAAGTTTTAATCCGGGCCCACGGCGAACCACCCGAAACCTATAAAATTGCTTTAGAAAACAACCTGGAATTAATAGATGCTTCTTGCCCGGTAGTTTTAAAATTGCAAAACCGGGTGAAACACGCTTTTGATAGTACCAAAAGCAACAACGGCCAAATTGTAATTTACGGCCAGCAGGGCCACGCCGAGGTTATAGGTATTGCCGGCCAAACGCAAAACGAAGCTATTGTGGTAACTTCCGAAGCCGATTTAGTAAAAATTGATTTTACCCGGCCGGTAACTTTGTTTAGCCAAACTACCAAAAGTACCAAAGGATTTTACCACATTAAAGCCAGCATCGAACAGCAAATTGCGCAAGCCGGTGGCAGCCTCGAAAACTTTGACGCCAACGATAGCATTTGCCGGCAGGTTTCTAACCGGGAACCGCAACTCACCAAATTCGCTGCCGAGCACGACGTTATTATTTTTGTGAGCGGCAAAAAAAGCTCTAATGGTAAAGCGCTGTACGCGGTTTGCCAGGCCAATAACCCACGTAGTTATTTTGTGGAGAATGCTGATGAACTGGAGGTAAGTTGGTTTGATGGCGTAAACTCGGTGGGTATTTGCGGCGCTACTTCTACGCCCATGTGGCTGATGCAGCAGGTAGCCGATGCCATTAAAAATTTAACGTAAACCTGGCCGCATTTTAGTAGAGTTGGTTGGCTGGTACGTTTATTGGTAACTTCCTGCTTACTTAACTTACCTGATCTGTTTGCTCCATGAAACGCTTATTACGTTATTTCCTGAATGGGTTTTTACTTCTGGCGCCCATTAGCATTACTATTTACATTATCCTGGCATTTATTTATTGGCTGGATCATTTTTTTGATTTAGGTGTGCCGGGTTTGGGTATTCTGGTAATGGTGGTGCTGGTAACCCTGGTGGGTTTTATTGGCTCTTCTTTTTTAGTGCGGCCTTTTTTGGTGGTTTCTGAGCGCTTGCTTACCCGGGTTCCCCTCGTCAATATTATTTATACTTCCATCAAAGATTTGTTTAACGCTTTTGTGGGCGATAATCAAAAGTTTAACAAACCGGTGCTGGTGAAAATGACCCACCTTCCCGAAACTTTCCGGATGGGTTTTGTAACCCACGATAACTTGGCCAACATTAATCACGAAGATAAAGTAGCTGTTTACTTCCCGGACTCGTATAATTTTTCGGGCGAATTGTGGTTCGTGCACCGCGACAATCTGACTTACTTAGATCTACCGAGTTCGGAGGTTATGAAGTTTATTGTTTCCGGAGGGGTAGCCAAATTGTAGTTTAGTCGATGGTCCATAGTCCACGGACCAAAGACTACGGACAACTCATAACTCATAACTTTTAACTCATAACTCTCACCCCGTGTTTGTTCAGGAAGGTCGGTCGCGTTTGCATTACAAAATATATGGCAGGGGAGAGCAGGTAGTGCTGGCTTTTCACGGGTACGGGCAAGATCATTCGCATTTTTACAACCTCGCCGGCGTTTTGCCGCACGTTAAAATTATAGCTTTTGATTTGTTTTTTCATGGGCAAAGTGTGCTGCACAAAAAAGACATGTCTTTGCAAAAAGAGTTTCTGGCTAAACTCATTCAAAAATTCCTGGACGAACATCAAATTAAGCGTTTTTCTTTGATGGCTTTTAGTATGGGTGGTAAGTTTGCCCTAACGCTGTTAGAGGCTTTTCCGGAAAAAATAAACCAGGTTTTATTGGTGGCTCCGGATGGCATTAGTACCAGCTTTTGGTACAGCGTGGCTACTTATCCGGGTTGGTTGCAAGGTTTGTTTAAACGTACGGTGGTGCGGCCCGCCCGATTTTTTAAATTTATTAACTGGCTGGATAATAAACGGTTAATAGATCCGGGATTGATTAAGTTTGCGGCCTGGCAAATGAACAGTACTCAAAAACGCCTGCGGGTGTACAAAAGTTGGGTCGGTTTCCGGACGCTCACCTTTGATATCCGCAAAATTGTAAACCTCCTGAACAATCAAAATATTAAGTTTACCTTATTTCTGGGCGAGTACGATCAGGTTATTTCGGGCAAACGATTACAGGTTTTTGCCCGCGCCGTTAAAAACTGCGAGTTAATTATTTTAAAAACCGGCCATACGTTTCTGCTGCACGAAGTAGCTACCTACCTGCGCCGCCATCCGGGTGTTTTTTAATAAAATCCTTTCGTAAGATTCTAAAGCTATTTATTAGAAGTTTGATTGGAAACTAACGAGGCTAGAATTATACTGAGCATGGCGGCCGAAATGAAGGTTACCACCACGTTCCCGTACTGATTTAATTCTAAGCCCATGATAAATTGTAGGCTAACCAGCAAAACCGTAAAAGCTACTACTACCAGCCAATATATTAGAAAATTCTTGTTTTTGGATACTTTTTCAGCAGAAAGATTGCTAATAACGGCCAGAATAAGCAACAGACCCAATAACGAACTTCCGTGTTGTAAAAGCTTATAAACTGGTATATTACTTTTATTTATAGATACTGCCTGCGATAAAATTTTAAAATTTTCTACAAAAAAGCCATGGTGGTGGGTAAAGCTATCCCATAAAATATGACTAGCCGTTCCTATTAAAATAGAAAAAAGCACTACGCCGTAGCGCTTTTGGAAATAGTTAAGCCAATCCAAATTTTTAAATTTTAGCAAGCGTGCTTTAAAATAGCCGGGTAAATTTTCTAACATAGCTTTTTTAATAATCACGTGATACGCTAAACTCAAAGCCAAAGCTACCGGCAGATTAAACCAGAAAATGCCTGGCAACGTGTGGCTGTACACACTTAATACTTGCGCCCGGAAAAAATATTCGAAATCGGGTGCTAAGCTTCCGGCTACTAATCCGGTTAACGATACGCGATATTTAGGTAAATAAGCACCAGCCAGTACAATAGCCGGATGAGCAAACGTAAAAGGCATTCTGGTTTGTTTTGTTAGCAGTTTTATAACGTTTTGTTGTTCTAAAATTGCGTCTAAATGCCCGCTAAATGCTGATTAAAATTTGGACTCTAATTTTGGTAGTTGTATTGGTCAGTGCAAAGAAATTCTGGACTGCAACAATCCCTAATACCTGTAGTCAGGTAACTACTCGCAACTTACCCCAGTTTGGCTATTGAGGGCCTTCTGGATTCCGCGAATCTTTGGTTCCGGTGTGGCGCTAAGCCACATTCCGAGGTACGAGAAAAGGAAAAAGTAGCCCGCCCGAGTGCCCTGACGAGGCCCGCCGGCCATGAGGCAAACTCAGCTG
The sequence above is a segment of the Adhaeribacter swui genome. Coding sequences within it:
- a CDS encoding EamA family transporter, whose protein sequence is MTSPIPPSRLKIYLAFAAIYLIWGSTFLGIRFTIETMPPFFMSGSRFLLAGLILFLFARLQKVALPTWPQFKTSAIIGILLVLVGNGGVAWAEQTVPSSMAALLIATVPLWITLLGFLFFGKPRPDGKTILGLILGLAGVLVLIGPDNLIGQGNMDAWGMIVIILGTVTWAFGSLYAARGKNAAAPIMSSAMQMITGGMLQILVAFMIGEYTQLNLAAFSTKSILAFWYLVLFGSLIGFSSYSWLIRVAPPSRVATYAFVNPLVAVVLGWFFANEAVTTQMLLAGLLILPAVILILQANAKKEITKIAEPLPTPVLQKSQKV
- a CDS encoding sulfite exporter TauE/SafE family protein codes for the protein MDFLITPLLLVLVGLLVSAFGTLVGFGGGVFMVPILIIFFNYPIEQAIGSCMSAMVPAALIASFFNYREKNIDYLVASLIQFPAMGGTVLGAFLVTFLPVLELQFTFAFFVIIVGFYLLGTPKNSPKALRHTGMMYRMSHMPTSFIRKNHQKHLAYRLNGSLVVFFGFLTGTIAGLFGIGGGFLQTPAMIKIFRMPVKIATSTSLFILLITSITGFTTHYWLGHVVWEKSLPLMLGFALGATVGQNLKKIESRLPRMDYLIGMGLFLAGITLIVNIILKAGVLFKISF
- the ade gene encoding adenine deaminase, with translation MSYREFKVSGQIVDVIHKQIFSGSIVVINGKIAHIIREPVESQQYLVPGFIDAHVHIESSMLVPSEFARLAVPHGTVATVSDPHEIANVLGLPGVEYMIENGQKVPFKFYFGAPSCVPATPFETAGAEVTPEDIEDLFLRPEVKYLAEMMNWPGVLNQDPLVMQKITLAQKFGKQVDGHAPGLRGEQAQQYAAAGISTDHECFTAEEARDKLAVGMKILIREGSAAKNFEALIDLLPKFPTEIMFCSDDKHPNDLVEGHINQLVKKALARGFDVFDVLQAACVNPVRHYGLEVGLLRENDPADFIILDTLTPDFKVLETFIAGKQVAEHGVTLLEYSASPTPNNFNTHAKSPVDFHFPMTGPGLLNVMEARDGQLITKRLIAPALLTQEKNAIADIENDILKIAVVNRYHNEPPAIGFIKNFNLKSGAIASSVAHDSHNIIVVGTDDVSICKAVNLLIEVQGGVVAVNGGDIKLLPLPVAGIMSADNGYEVAQAYSEIDAMSKAMGSTLQSPFMTLSFMALLVIPELKLSDKGLFDGNIFSFAPVVVPQ
- the cmk gene encoding (d)CMP kinase; translated protein: MKKIVIAIDGHSSCGKSTTAKLVAKEMGYAYIDTGAMYRAVTLYFLENYVDFTNPKKIQQALDNIHITFERNAKTQRNEAFLNGLNVEDEIRKMYISDKVSEVSVIPEVRHALVHQQQKMGKRRGVVMDGRDIGTAVFPDAEVKIFMTADVETRAKRRQQELLEKNEMVPLDAIVENLKKRDLIDSTRKESPLIQAPDAALLDTSYITIDEQVDFVLRKVAEKLCSEEFLLSKDK
- a CDS encoding 4-hydroxy-3-methylbut-2-enyl diphosphate reductase — encoded protein: MTIAIDKNSGYCFGVEFAIQMAEDEMEESAELYCLGDIVHNSMEVQRLYAKGLRIIDREQLKELQDSKVLIRAHGEPPETYKIALENNLELIDASCPVVLKLQNRVKHAFDSTKSNNGQIVIYGQQGHAEVIGIAGQTQNEAIVVTSEADLVKIDFTRPVTLFSQTTKSTKGFYHIKASIEQQIAQAGGSLENFDANDSICRQVSNREPQLTKFAAEHDVIIFVSGKKSSNGKALYAVCQANNPRSYFVENADELEVSWFDGVNSVGICGATSTPMWLMQQVADAIKNLT
- a CDS encoding DUF502 domain-containing protein; the encoded protein is MKRLLRYFLNGFLLLAPISITIYIILAFIYWLDHFFDLGVPGLGILVMVVLVTLVGFIGSSFLVRPFLVVSERLLTRVPLVNIIYTSIKDLFNAFVGDNQKFNKPVLVKMTHLPETFRMGFVTHDNLANINHEDKVAVYFPDSYNFSGELWFVHRDNLTYLDLPSSEVMKFIVSGGVAKL
- a CDS encoding alpha/beta fold hydrolase; this encodes MFVQEGRSRLHYKIYGRGEQVVLAFHGYGQDHSHFYNLAGVLPHVKIIAFDLFFHGQSVLHKKDMSLQKEFLAKLIQKFLDEHQIKRFSLMAFSMGGKFALTLLEAFPEKINQVLLVAPDGISTSFWYSVATYPGWLQGLFKRTVVRPARFFKFINWLDNKRLIDPGLIKFAAWQMNSTQKRLRVYKSWVGFRTLTFDIRKIVNLLNNQNIKFTLFLGEYDQVISGKRLQVFARAVKNCELIILKTGHTFLLHEVATYLRRHPGVF
- a CDS encoding DUF4184 family protein, whose amino-acid sequence is MPFTFAHPAIVLAGAYLPKYRVSLTGLVAGSLAPDFEYFFRAQVLSVYSHTLPGIFWFNLPVALALSLAYHVIIKKAMLENLPGYFKARLLKFKNLDWLNYFQKRYGVVLFSILIGTASHILWDSFTHHHGFFVENFKILSQAVSINKSNIPVYKLLQHGSSLLGLLLILAVISNLSAEKVSKNKNFLIYWLVVVAFTVLLVSLQFIMGLELNQYGNVVVTFISAAMLSIILASLVSNQTSNK